In Oryzias melastigma strain HK-1 linkage group LG16, ASM292280v2, whole genome shotgun sequence, a single genomic region encodes these proteins:
- the smarcc1a gene encoding SWI/SNF complex subunit SMARCC1 isoform X1: MREHVCGCAISFKNLHGEVRCGRERQRAKHTMAMAATTAGTGSGGPASGPVGSGTAVGRKKDGGPSTKFWESSETVSQLETVRLWIGKHYKKYVQNDSPSSKSLAGLVVQLLQFQEDAFGRRVNNPALTKLPAKCFMDFKAGGALCHVLGSVYKFKSEQGWRRFDLQNPSRMDRNVEMFLNVEKNLVQNNCLTRPIVFLSPDIEPKQASKLKDIIKRHQGSITEDKSKATHHIYPSPAQQEEEEWLRPVIRKDKQVLVHWGLYPDSYDTWVSSSEVDADVEDAPNADKPWKVHAKWVLDTDAFNEWMNEEDYEVDENKKPVNSRQKIFPKEEESSRTPDRKERKANSAGKKRRRSPSPPSTPAESRKKGGKKGNPGSHWKRRGHRGEEEDMEEDMTKDLDESSAGASMEEGSMSKNDDMEDDSVMSGGKDDEEQNKGEVNRMNDANEDNVTEQTHHIIIPSYGAWFDYNSIHEIERRALPEFFNGKNKSKTPEIYLAYRNFMIDTYRLNPQEYLTSTSCRRNLTGDVCAIMRVHAFLEQWGLVNYQVDSESRPLPMGPPPTPHFTVLADTPSGLMPLNHRPPTIPPQQPMPNFVDKSKEKPIDLQNFGLRSDLYSKKNTKAKAGSTTRDWTEQETLLLLEALEMFKDDWNKVSEHVGSRTQDECILHFLRLPIEDPYLESTEASLGPLAYQPIPFSQSGNPVMSTVAFLASVVDPRVASAAAKAALEEFSRVREEVPAELVEAHVKKVQEAARSTGKVDPTFGLESSGIAGTAPEEPEKTETPEPEKMETDTESQQADKAEMKDEAEKPSESAEKSEKTEATEKVKKEGVEPSEPEEEKEEDGEAKASPAADKDKEETTETSSSEQEKEKEEKETTEEGEEKRKKLEHDIGEGNIATAAAAALASAATKAKHLAAVEERKIKSLVALLVETQMKKLEIKLRHFEELETIMDREKEALELQRQQLLTERQAFHMEQLKYAEMKARQQMEQQAAAAAAAAAQAQGQGQAPGPGHHHGPQGPGPHSGPPPPGMHPGGPPPHHGGPPPHHGAPPPHHGGPPAGAAMHPGYPPMAHHPMAPHHPGQTGPMGPGQPMPGRMMSGPPSAGPPPGGMPPMMPPRHPGAPNGMYPGPPPAQPEALPPAPVGPPAPQSGRVADN; this comes from the exons ATGCGGGAACATGTTTGCGGCTGCGCAATATCATTCAAAAACTTGCACGGTGAGGTACGCTGTGGGAGAGAAAGACAACGAGCTAAACATACAATGGCGATGGCGGCGACAACGGCAGGAACAGGCTCGGGCGGACCCGCATCTGGCCCTGTCGGCAGCGGAACCGCAGTGGGAAGAAAGAAAGACGGCGGGCCCTCGACGAAATTTTGGGAGAGCTCAGAAACTGTGTCCCAGCTGGAAACGGTTCGGCTCTGGATTGGAAAGCACTACAAGAAG TATGTCCAGAACGACTCCCCATCCAGTAAATCCTTGGCCGGTTTGGTGGTCCAGTTACTGCAGTTTCAGGAGGACGCATTTGGACGCCGGGTCAACAATCCTGCTCTTACTAAGTTGCCT GCAaaatgttttatggattttaagGCAGGAGGGGCTCTCTGTCACGTCCTGGGATCCGTTTACAAGTTTAAAAGCGAGCAGGGATG GCGGCGTTTTGACCTGCAGAATCCATCTCGAATGGACAGGAATGTGGAAATGTTCCTAAATGTGGAGAAGAACCTCGTACAG AATAACTGTTTGACTCGGCCCATCGTCTTTTTGTCACCTGACATTGAACCAAAACAAGCCAGTAAACTCAAAGATATCATCAAAAGACACCAG GGCTCCATCACTGAGGATAAGTCCAAGGCTACTCACCACATTTACCCTTCTCCAGCTCAACAAGAAGAAG AGGAGTGGCTACGCCCGGTCATTAGGAAAGACAAACAAGTTCTTGTTCATTGGGGCCTTTATCCAGACAG CTATGACACCTGGGTGTCATCCAGTGAGGTGGATGCTGATGTGGAGGACGCACCTAATGCTGACAAACCCTGGAAG GTTCATGCCAAGTGGGTTTTAGACACAGATGCCTTTAATGAGTGGATGAACGAGGAAGACTACGAAGTGGACGAGAACAAAAAGCCCGTCAACTCCCGGCAGAAGATCTTCCCCAAGGAGGAAGAG TCTTCCCGTACACCTGATCGCAAGGAGCGCAAGGCCAACTCCGCCGGCAAGAAGAGGAGGCGCTCGCCCTCACCTCCCAGCACTCCCGCAGAGTCCCGCAAGAAGGGAGGAAAGAAGGG GAATCCGGGCTCTCACTGGAAGCGACGAGGCCAcagaggagaagaggaagaCATGGAGGAGGACATGACGAAGGACTTGGACGAGTCGTCAGCCGGTGCCAGCATGGAGGAGGGCAGTATGTCCAAGAATG atgacaTGGAGGATGACTCTGTGATGTCTGGAGGAAAG GATGACGAGGAACAAAACAAAGGAGAAGTGAACCGGATGAATGATGCTAACGAGGATAATGTGACTGAGCAGACACATCACATCATCATTCCCAGCTATGGAGCTTGGTTTGATTACAACAG CATCCATGAGATTGAACGAAGAGCCCTGCCAGAGTTTTTCAATgggaaaaacaaatccaaaaccCCAGAAAT ATATTTGGCGTACCGGAACTTCATGATTGACACATATCGGCTGAACCCTCAGGAGTACCTCACCTCCACCTCCTGCCGCAGGAACCTGACAGGAGACGTCTGTGCCATCATGAG GGTTCATGCCTTCCTGGAGCAGTGGGGTTTAGTCAACTACCAGGTAGATTCTGAAAGCCGCCCGCTCCCCATGGGCCCCCCACCCACTCCTCACTTCACTGTCCTGGCTGACACTCCCTCTGGCCTCATGCCGCTTAACCACAGACCTCCAACG ATTCCTCCTCAGCAGCCGATGCCTAATTTTGTGGATAAAAGCAAAGAGAAACCCATCGACCTGCAGAACTTTGGCCTCCGTTCTGACCTCTACAGCAAGAAAAACACTAAG GCTAAAGCAGGCAGCACCACCAGAGACTGGACCGAGCAGGAGACTCTTCTACTCTTGGAG GCCCTGGAGATGTTCAAAGATGACTGGAACAAAGTTTCTGAGCATGTCGGCTCACGCACCCAAGACGAGTGCATTCTCCACTTTCTGCGGCTGCCTATCGAAGATCCCTACCTGGAGAGCACAGAGGCGTCCCTGGGTCCGCTGGCGTATCAGCCCATACCCTTCAGCCAGTCTGGAAACCCTGTGATGAGCACCGTGGCGTTCCTGGCCTCCGTGGTTGATCCCAGAGTTGCCTCTGCTGCCGCCAAGGCAGCGTTGG AGGAGTTTTCTCGCGTTCGTGAAGAGGTTCCAGCAGAGTTGGTGGAAGCTCATGTGAAGAAGGTGCAGGAGGCAGCGAGGAGTACAGGGAAGGTGGACCCCACCTTTGGTCTGGAGAGCAGCGGGATCGCTGGAACTGCTCCAGAGGAGCCAGAAAAGACCG AAACTCCAGAGCCAGAAAAGATGGAGACGGACACAGAATCTCAACAGGCCGATAAG GCTGAGATGAAAGATGAGGCAGAGAAACCGAGTGAGTCTGCAGAGAAGAGTGAAAAAACAGAAGCAACAGAGAAGGTGAAGAAAGAAGGAGTGGAGCCATCGGAGcctgaggaggagaaagaagaagatggagaaGCTAAAGCGTCTCCAGCAG CGGACAAAGATAAAGAGGAGACAACGGAGACGTCTTCATCCGAGCAGGAGAAGGAAAAGGAAGAGAAGGAAACCACAGAGGAGGGAgaagagaagaggaagaagctgGAGCATGACATCGGGGAGGGAAACATCGctacagctgctgctgctgcactggCATCTGCTGCCACCAAGGCCAAG CATCTGGCAGCAGTCGAGGAAAGAAAGATCAAGTCTCTGGTGGCTCTGCTGGTGGAGACCCAGATGAAGAAGCTGGAGATCAAGCTGAGGCACTTTGAGGAGCTGGAGACCATCATGGACCGCGAGAAAGAAGCT TTGGAGCTTCAGCGGCAGCAGCTCCTCACAGAGCGACAGGCGTTCCACATGGAGCAGCTCAAGTACGCAGAGATGAAGGCACGGCAGCAGATGGAGCAGCAAGCTGCCGCTGCAGCTGCCGCCGCCGCTCAGGCTCAAGGGCAGGGACAGGCCCCTGGCCCCGGACATCACCACGGACCCCAGGGTCCCGGACCCCATTCTGGGCCCCCTCCACCAGGCATGCACCCCGGAGGACCCCCACCTCACCACGGAGGGCCTCCTCCCCATCATGGAGCACCTCCACCCCATCACGGAGGACCTCCTGCTGGTGCAGCAATGCATCCTGGGTACCCACCCATGGCCCACCACCCCATGGCCCCCCACCACCCTGGACAGACAG GACCGATGGGACCGGGTCAGCCGATGCCCGGACGCATGATGTCCGGCCCACCCTCTGCCGGCCCCCCTCCCGGTGGAATGCCTCCCATGATGCCTCCCCGTCACCCAGGAGCCCCCAACGGCATGT ACCCTGGCCCCCCACCTGCGCAGCCTGAGGCCTTGCCTCCAGCCCCCGTGGGACCCCCGGCCCCTCAGAGTGGACGAGTGGCCGACAACTGA
- the smarcc1a gene encoding SWI/SNF complex subunit SMARCC1 isoform X2: MREHVCGCAISFKNLHGEVRCGRERQRAKHTMAMAATTAGTGSGGPASGPVGSGTAVGRKKDGGPSTKFWESSETVSQLETVRLWIGKHYKKYVQNDSPSSKSLAGLVVQLLQFQEDAFGRRVNNPALTKLPAKCFMDFKAGGALCHVLGSVYKFKSEQGWRRFDLQNPSRMDRNVEMFLNVEKNLVQNNCLTRPIVFLSPDIEPKQASKLKDIIKRHQGSITEDKSKATHHIYPSPAQQEEEEWLRPVIRKDKQVLVHWGLYPDSYDTWVSSSEVDADVEDAPNADKPWKVHAKWVLDTDAFNEWMNEEDYEVDENKKPVNSRQKIFPKEEEERKANSAGKKRRRSPSPPSTPAESRKKGGKKGNPGSHWKRRGHRGEEEDMEEDMTKDLDESSAGASMEEGSMSKNDDMEDDSVMSGGKDDEEQNKGEVNRMNDANEDNVTEQTHHIIIPSYGAWFDYNSIHEIERRALPEFFNGKNKSKTPEIYLAYRNFMIDTYRLNPQEYLTSTSCRRNLTGDVCAIMRVHAFLEQWGLVNYQVDSESRPLPMGPPPTPHFTVLADTPSGLMPLNHRPPTIPPQQPMPNFVDKSKEKPIDLQNFGLRSDLYSKKNTKAKAGSTTRDWTEQETLLLLEALEMFKDDWNKVSEHVGSRTQDECILHFLRLPIEDPYLESTEASLGPLAYQPIPFSQSGNPVMSTVAFLASVVDPRVASAAAKAALEEFSRVREEVPAELVEAHVKKVQEAARSTGKVDPTFGLESSGIAGTAPEEPEKTETPEPEKMETDTESQQADKAEMKDEAEKPSESAEKSEKTEATEKVKKEGVEPSEPEEEKEEDGEAKASPAADKDKEETTETSSSEQEKEKEEKETTEEGEEKRKKLEHDIGEGNIATAAAAALASAATKAKHLAAVEERKIKSLVALLVETQMKKLEIKLRHFEELETIMDREKEALELQRQQLLTERQAFHMEQLKYAEMKARQQMEQQAAAAAAAAAQAQGQGQAPGPGHHHGPQGPGPHSGPPPPGMHPGGPPPHHGGPPPHHGAPPPHHGGPPAGAAMHPGYPPMAHHPMAPHHPGQTGPMGPGQPMPGRMMSGPPSAGPPPGGMPPMMPPRHPGAPNGMYPGPPPAQPEALPPAPVGPPAPQSGRVADN; encoded by the exons ATGCGGGAACATGTTTGCGGCTGCGCAATATCATTCAAAAACTTGCACGGTGAGGTACGCTGTGGGAGAGAAAGACAACGAGCTAAACATACAATGGCGATGGCGGCGACAACGGCAGGAACAGGCTCGGGCGGACCCGCATCTGGCCCTGTCGGCAGCGGAACCGCAGTGGGAAGAAAGAAAGACGGCGGGCCCTCGACGAAATTTTGGGAGAGCTCAGAAACTGTGTCCCAGCTGGAAACGGTTCGGCTCTGGATTGGAAAGCACTACAAGAAG TATGTCCAGAACGACTCCCCATCCAGTAAATCCTTGGCCGGTTTGGTGGTCCAGTTACTGCAGTTTCAGGAGGACGCATTTGGACGCCGGGTCAACAATCCTGCTCTTACTAAGTTGCCT GCAaaatgttttatggattttaagGCAGGAGGGGCTCTCTGTCACGTCCTGGGATCCGTTTACAAGTTTAAAAGCGAGCAGGGATG GCGGCGTTTTGACCTGCAGAATCCATCTCGAATGGACAGGAATGTGGAAATGTTCCTAAATGTGGAGAAGAACCTCGTACAG AATAACTGTTTGACTCGGCCCATCGTCTTTTTGTCACCTGACATTGAACCAAAACAAGCCAGTAAACTCAAAGATATCATCAAAAGACACCAG GGCTCCATCACTGAGGATAAGTCCAAGGCTACTCACCACATTTACCCTTCTCCAGCTCAACAAGAAGAAG AGGAGTGGCTACGCCCGGTCATTAGGAAAGACAAACAAGTTCTTGTTCATTGGGGCCTTTATCCAGACAG CTATGACACCTGGGTGTCATCCAGTGAGGTGGATGCTGATGTGGAGGACGCACCTAATGCTGACAAACCCTGGAAG GTTCATGCCAAGTGGGTTTTAGACACAGATGCCTTTAATGAGTGGATGAACGAGGAAGACTACGAAGTGGACGAGAACAAAAAGCCCGTCAACTCCCGGCAGAAGATCTTCCCCAAGGAGGAAGAG GAGCGCAAGGCCAACTCCGCCGGCAAGAAGAGGAGGCGCTCGCCCTCACCTCCCAGCACTCCCGCAGAGTCCCGCAAGAAGGGAGGAAAGAAGGG GAATCCGGGCTCTCACTGGAAGCGACGAGGCCAcagaggagaagaggaagaCATGGAGGAGGACATGACGAAGGACTTGGACGAGTCGTCAGCCGGTGCCAGCATGGAGGAGGGCAGTATGTCCAAGAATG atgacaTGGAGGATGACTCTGTGATGTCTGGAGGAAAG GATGACGAGGAACAAAACAAAGGAGAAGTGAACCGGATGAATGATGCTAACGAGGATAATGTGACTGAGCAGACACATCACATCATCATTCCCAGCTATGGAGCTTGGTTTGATTACAACAG CATCCATGAGATTGAACGAAGAGCCCTGCCAGAGTTTTTCAATgggaaaaacaaatccaaaaccCCAGAAAT ATATTTGGCGTACCGGAACTTCATGATTGACACATATCGGCTGAACCCTCAGGAGTACCTCACCTCCACCTCCTGCCGCAGGAACCTGACAGGAGACGTCTGTGCCATCATGAG GGTTCATGCCTTCCTGGAGCAGTGGGGTTTAGTCAACTACCAGGTAGATTCTGAAAGCCGCCCGCTCCCCATGGGCCCCCCACCCACTCCTCACTTCACTGTCCTGGCTGACACTCCCTCTGGCCTCATGCCGCTTAACCACAGACCTCCAACG ATTCCTCCTCAGCAGCCGATGCCTAATTTTGTGGATAAAAGCAAAGAGAAACCCATCGACCTGCAGAACTTTGGCCTCCGTTCTGACCTCTACAGCAAGAAAAACACTAAG GCTAAAGCAGGCAGCACCACCAGAGACTGGACCGAGCAGGAGACTCTTCTACTCTTGGAG GCCCTGGAGATGTTCAAAGATGACTGGAACAAAGTTTCTGAGCATGTCGGCTCACGCACCCAAGACGAGTGCATTCTCCACTTTCTGCGGCTGCCTATCGAAGATCCCTACCTGGAGAGCACAGAGGCGTCCCTGGGTCCGCTGGCGTATCAGCCCATACCCTTCAGCCAGTCTGGAAACCCTGTGATGAGCACCGTGGCGTTCCTGGCCTCCGTGGTTGATCCCAGAGTTGCCTCTGCTGCCGCCAAGGCAGCGTTGG AGGAGTTTTCTCGCGTTCGTGAAGAGGTTCCAGCAGAGTTGGTGGAAGCTCATGTGAAGAAGGTGCAGGAGGCAGCGAGGAGTACAGGGAAGGTGGACCCCACCTTTGGTCTGGAGAGCAGCGGGATCGCTGGAACTGCTCCAGAGGAGCCAGAAAAGACCG AAACTCCAGAGCCAGAAAAGATGGAGACGGACACAGAATCTCAACAGGCCGATAAG GCTGAGATGAAAGATGAGGCAGAGAAACCGAGTGAGTCTGCAGAGAAGAGTGAAAAAACAGAAGCAACAGAGAAGGTGAAGAAAGAAGGAGTGGAGCCATCGGAGcctgaggaggagaaagaagaagatggagaaGCTAAAGCGTCTCCAGCAG CGGACAAAGATAAAGAGGAGACAACGGAGACGTCTTCATCCGAGCAGGAGAAGGAAAAGGAAGAGAAGGAAACCACAGAGGAGGGAgaagagaagaggaagaagctgGAGCATGACATCGGGGAGGGAAACATCGctacagctgctgctgctgcactggCATCTGCTGCCACCAAGGCCAAG CATCTGGCAGCAGTCGAGGAAAGAAAGATCAAGTCTCTGGTGGCTCTGCTGGTGGAGACCCAGATGAAGAAGCTGGAGATCAAGCTGAGGCACTTTGAGGAGCTGGAGACCATCATGGACCGCGAGAAAGAAGCT TTGGAGCTTCAGCGGCAGCAGCTCCTCACAGAGCGACAGGCGTTCCACATGGAGCAGCTCAAGTACGCAGAGATGAAGGCACGGCAGCAGATGGAGCAGCAAGCTGCCGCTGCAGCTGCCGCCGCCGCTCAGGCTCAAGGGCAGGGACAGGCCCCTGGCCCCGGACATCACCACGGACCCCAGGGTCCCGGACCCCATTCTGGGCCCCCTCCACCAGGCATGCACCCCGGAGGACCCCCACCTCACCACGGAGGGCCTCCTCCCCATCATGGAGCACCTCCACCCCATCACGGAGGACCTCCTGCTGGTGCAGCAATGCATCCTGGGTACCCACCCATGGCCCACCACCCCATGGCCCCCCACCACCCTGGACAGACAG GACCGATGGGACCGGGTCAGCCGATGCCCGGACGCATGATGTCCGGCCCACCCTCTGCCGGCCCCCCTCCCGGTGGAATGCCTCCCATGATGCCTCCCCGTCACCCAGGAGCCCCCAACGGCATGT ACCCTGGCCCCCCACCTGCGCAGCCTGAGGCCTTGCCTCCAGCCCCCGTGGGACCCCCGGCCCCTCAGAGTGGACGAGTGGCCGACAACTGA